A section of the Pseudorasbora parva isolate DD20220531a chromosome 2, ASM2467924v1, whole genome shotgun sequence genome encodes:
- the socs3a gene encoding suppressor of cytokine signaling 3a: MVTHSKFDNAMSSSLFDASMRLPSHHYKTFSSKLQYQMVQHAIRMLQESGFYWGSISGKEANHLLSSEPSGTFLVRDSSDNRHFFTLSVKTESGTKNLRVQCDNKSFFLQTDSKSMQSVPRFDCVLKLVHHYMPRNVLSIGNSRSAYYIYTGGEKIPLELLRPLPCTMSSLQHLCRKTVNGHIDVSGKKEQLPQQLKDFLQEYDAPI, translated from the coding sequence ATGGTAACCCACAGCAAGTTTGACAACGCAATGAGCAGCAGCCTGTTTGACGCAAGCATGCGGCTGCCGTCTCACCATTACAAAACCTTCAGCTCCAAGCTGCAATACCAGATGGTGCAACACGCCATCCGCATGCTCCAGGAGAGCGGCTTCTACTGGGGCTCCATCAGCGGCAAAGAGGCCAATCACCTGCTGAGCTCGGAGCCTAGCGGGACCTTTCTGGTCCGGGACAGTTCAGACAACCGGCACTTTTTCACCCTCAGCGTGAAGACCGAGTCGGGCACCAAGAACCTGCGGGTGCAGTGCGACAACAAGTCCTTTTTCCTGCAGACGGACTCCAAGAGCATGCAGTCCGTGCCGCGCTTTGACTGCGTGCTGAAGCTCGTCCATCACTACATGCCTAGGAACGTTCTCTCCATTGGGAACTCGAGGAGCGCCTACTACATCTACACAGGGGGCGAGAAGATCCCTCTGGAGCTGCTGAGGCCTCTTCCCTGCACAATGTCCTCCCTGCAGCATCTATGCAGGAAGACCGTCAATGGACATATAGACGTGTCCGGCAAAAAAGAGCAGCTGCCACAACAGCTCAAAGACTTCCTACAAGAGTATGATGCTCccatttaa